One window of Equus caballus isolate H_3958 breed thoroughbred chromosome 3, TB-T2T, whole genome shotgun sequence genomic DNA carries:
- the GINS3 gene encoding DNA replication complex GINS protein PSF3 → MSEAYFRVESGALGPEENFLSLDDILMSHEKLPVRTETPIPRLGTFFLDRSGGAESDNAIPEGSKLELPLWLAKGLFDNKRRILSVELPKIYQEGWRTVFSADANVVDLHKMGPHFYGFGSQLLHFDSPENADISQSLLQTFIGRFRRIMDSSQNAYNEDTSALVARLDEMERGLFQTGQKGLNDFQGWEKGQASQITASSLVQNYKKRKFTDMED, encoded by the exons ATGTCCGAGGCTTATTTCCGGGTGGAGTCGGGTGCGCTGGGGCCTGAGGAGAACTTCCTTTCCTTGGACGACATCCTGATGTCTCACGAGAAGCTCCCGGTGCGCACCGAGACCCCCATACCTCGCCTCGGCACTTTCTTCCTGGACCGGAGCGGAGGGGCCGAGAGTGACAACGCTATCCCTGAG GGCTCAAAGCTTGAACTCCCCTTGTGGCTGGCTAAAGGACTTTTTGACAACAAGCGGCGGATCCTTTCTGTGGAACTTCCCAAGATCTACCAAGAGGGTTGGCGGACCGTGTTCAGTGCAGATGCCAACGTGGTGGACCTCCACAAAATGGGGCCACATTTCTACGGGTTTGGCTCCCAGCTCCTGCATTTTGACAGCCCAGAGAATGCTGATATTTCCCAGTCTCTCCTGCAG ACATTTATTGGACGTTTTCGCCGCATCATGGACTCCTCCCAGAATGCTTACAACGAAGACACCTCGGCCCTGGTAGCCAGGCTCGACGAGATGGAGAGGGGCTTGTTTCAGACAGGGCAGAAAGGACTGAATGACTTtcagggctgggagaaggggcagGCTTCTCAGATCACAGCTTCCAGCCTCGTTCAGAactacaagaagagaaaattcacTGACATGGAAGACTGA